A single region of the Actinoplanes sp. SE50/110 genome encodes:
- a CDS encoding DUF4279 domain-containing protein produces the protein MTSAYVCFALISASVPAARMTARLGVEPDEVRVRGSEQTAPMVVPVAHSWEVHCRKPDLTVDEQIGLIVDRLSDHAARIGDLAAELAERDGDEGGSLLQVVRCVTGGDPLGWHLDARLLEFLRLTRAELDVDES, from the coding sequence GTGACCTCGGCGTATGTGTGCTTTGCGCTGATCTCGGCGAGCGTGCCGGCGGCCCGGATGACCGCGCGGCTGGGTGTCGAGCCGGATGAGGTGCGGGTGCGGGGCAGTGAGCAGACCGCGCCGATGGTGGTGCCGGTCGCGCACAGCTGGGAGGTGCACTGCCGCAAGCCCGATCTGACCGTGGACGAGCAGATCGGGCTGATCGTCGACCGGCTGTCCGATCATGCCGCCCGGATCGGTGACCTCGCGGCCGAGCTGGCTGAGCGGGACGGTGACGAGGGCGGGAGCCTGCTGCAGGTGGTGCGGTGCGTGACCGGCGGTGATCCGCTCGGCTGGCATCTGGATGCGCGGCTGCTGGAGTTCCTTCGTCTCACCCGGGCCGAGTTGGACGTCGACGAGTCATAA
- a CDS encoding helix-turn-helix transcriptional regulator: protein MTGERRVELAGFLRARRGGLTPADVGLPAGPRRRTPGLRRQEVAQLAAVSVEWYTRLEQGRVGMPGAAVLDALAGALRLGEAQRRHLHLIARGEAPVQRHEAAPVSRSLRVVLDGMPLLPAYIIDFRFDVLACNAAARALFGDRFGAENVARQVFLDAGLRTSQLDWAQIAREMVGNLRANQARHPRDARLREVIDGLRRESAEFAGWWGDQTVVERSHGRKRIRHPVAGVITVDYDALATRDGSGHSLFTVTPAGPADERALRLVIGQHSRALLA from the coding sequence GTGACGGGTGAGCGGCGGGTCGAGCTGGCCGGTTTCCTGCGCGCCCGGCGGGGCGGGCTGACCCCGGCCGACGTGGGCCTGCCGGCCGGGCCGCGCAGGCGCACGCCGGGGCTGCGCCGGCAGGAGGTGGCTCAGCTGGCCGCGGTCAGTGTGGAGTGGTACACGCGGCTGGAGCAGGGCCGGGTCGGGATGCCCGGCGCGGCGGTGCTCGATGCGCTGGCCGGTGCGTTGCGGCTCGGCGAGGCACAGCGACGACACCTGCACCTGATCGCCCGCGGCGAGGCGCCGGTGCAGCGGCACGAGGCGGCTCCGGTCAGTCGCTCACTGCGGGTGGTGCTCGACGGGATGCCGCTGCTACCCGCGTACATCATCGATTTCCGTTTTGATGTTCTGGCCTGTAACGCCGCGGCGAGGGCACTGTTCGGCGACCGGTTCGGGGCGGAGAACGTGGCGCGCCAGGTCTTCCTCGACGCCGGGCTGCGCACGTCGCAGCTGGACTGGGCGCAGATCGCCCGGGAGATGGTCGGCAACCTGCGGGCCAACCAGGCGCGGCACCCGCGGGATGCCCGGCTGCGCGAGGTGATCGACGGCCTGCGGCGGGAGAGCGCCGAGTTCGCCGGCTGGTGGGGTGATCAGACGGTGGTCGAGCGATCACACGGGCGCAAACGGATCCGGCATCCGGTCGCCGGGGTGATCACGGTCGACTACGACGCGCTGGCGACCCGGGACGGCAGCGGCCATTCGCTGTTCACGGTGACCCCGGCCGGCCCGGCCGACGAGCGGGCACTGCGCCTGGTGATCGGGCAGCACAGCCGGGCGTTGCTGGCGTGA
- a CDS encoding YbhB/YbcL family Raf kinase inhibitor-like protein, with translation MIRHIAAAACTIAVATGAYGYHQVRDAVPHRAGHFPVASPDVHGSFPPAYLADAFGCAGDNVQPRLTWSAAPAATRSFAVTMYDPDAPTGSGFWHWLAWDLPATTDTAGSTLPSAAVTGTNDAGRTGYLGPCPPTGDIPHHYRLTVYALDVPTLSLPATTPPAVAMFTMSSHILASGAITVTARR, from the coding sequence ATGATCCGACACATCGCAGCGGCAGCCTGCACCATCGCCGTGGCCACCGGCGCCTACGGCTACCACCAGGTCCGCGACGCCGTTCCGCACCGGGCCGGCCACTTCCCGGTCGCCAGCCCCGACGTCCACGGCAGCTTCCCGCCTGCCTACCTGGCCGACGCCTTCGGCTGCGCCGGCGACAACGTGCAGCCGCGCCTCACCTGGTCCGCCGCCCCGGCCGCGACCCGCAGCTTCGCCGTCACCATGTACGACCCGGACGCCCCGACCGGCAGCGGCTTCTGGCACTGGCTGGCATGGGATCTGCCGGCCACCACCGACACCGCCGGCAGCACGCTCCCCTCCGCCGCGGTCACCGGCACCAACGACGCCGGCAGGACCGGATACCTGGGTCCGTGCCCGCCCACCGGCGACATCCCGCACCACTACCGCCTGACGGTGTACGCGTTGGACGTCCCCACCCTGTCCCTGCCCGCCACCACGCCGCCGGCGGTCGCCATGTTCACCATGAGCAGCCACATCCTCGCCAGTGGCGCCATCACCGTCACCGCGAGGCGCTGA